A genome region from Natronosalvus rutilus includes the following:
- a CDS encoding IS5 family transposase: protein MKRDELGVQTKTARFTKTVVSLAQKAVAGDPEPAYRPGKDGYADWVILAIQGLKEYLGHPYRKLLDVLKEMPQVAKMLELTAETLPHFSTVCTRKQEIPMKRWRAILDSSVDLYELGDVQAIDATGVDRIQVSQHYAKRTDYTFEAVKTTLLIDCETSAILDIHCSMKQPHDTQVGWQVLVRNLDELTTVAADKGYDWEELRTRLRAESITPLIPQRDPGMRGWARNLLIKDRAYHQRSNAESVFFGLRRRYGDTLWSRTWFGQFRELVMKSAVRNIERAIEDSHP from the coding sequence GTGAAGCGGGACGAGTTGGGTGTGCAAACCAAGACCGCCCGCTTCACGAAAACCGTTGTGTCGCTTGCTCAAAAAGCCGTCGCTGGAGATCCCGAACCGGCCTATCGACCGGGCAAGGACGGATACGCTGATTGGGTAATTCTCGCCATTCAGGGGCTAAAAGAGTATCTCGGACATCCCTACAGGAAGCTGCTAGATGTCCTCAAAGAGATGCCACAAGTTGCGAAAATGCTTGAGCTGACGGCTGAGACGTTGCCACACTTCTCGACGGTTTGTACACGAAAACAAGAAATCCCGATGAAGCGGTGGCGAGCAATTCTTGATTCTTCGGTTGACTTGTACGAACTCGGTGATGTCCAGGCAATCGACGCAACTGGCGTCGATCGCATCCAAGTCAGTCAGCACTACGCCAAACGGACAGATTACACGTTCGAGGCGGTGAAGACGACGCTGCTCATCGATTGTGAAACCAGTGCGATTCTCGATATACACTGTTCGATGAAACAACCGCACGACACACAGGTCGGTTGGCAGGTTCTAGTACGGAATCTCGACGAGTTGACGACTGTCGCTGCCGATAAGGGCTACGACTGGGAGGAGCTTCGCACGAGATTGCGTGCGGAAAGTATCACACCGCTGATTCCGCAGCGAGATCCTGGAATGCGGGGGTGGGCGAGAAATTTGCTCATCAAGGATCGGGCGTATCACCAGCGCTCGAACGCTGAATCGGTGTTTTTCGGGCTCCGACGCAGATACGGCGATACGCTTTGGTCGAGAACCTGGTTCGGGCAATTCCGTGAACTTGTCATGAAATCCGCCGTCCGCAACATCGAACGCGCCATCGAGGACTCACACCCGTGA
- the gvpA gene encoding gas vesicle protein GvpA, whose translation MASPQRRPDSSSLAEVLDRILDKGVVIDVWARISVVGIELITVEARVVVASVDTFLHYAEEIAKIERATAEGDLEELEVETRPESSPKTAAE comes from the coding sequence ATGGCATCACCACAACGTCGACCAGACTCCTCGAGTCTCGCAGAAGTGCTTGATCGCATTCTTGACAAAGGCGTCGTTATTGATGTTTGGGCACGCATCTCCGTTGTCGGAATCGAGCTCATCACCGTCGAGGCTCGAGTCGTCGTGGCCTCCGTCGATACCTTCCTGCACTACGCGGAGGAAATCGCGAAAATCGAGCGGGCCACCGCCGAGGGCGACCTCGAAGAACTCGAAGTTGAGACACGGCCGGAGTCATCACCCAAGACAGCAGCCGAGTAA
- a CDS encoding hemolysin family protein, with translation MVDVALSAAQLVLALILVVLNGFFVAAEFAFVRIRGTSVDQLVEEGRPGSGTLQEVMTNLDNYLATTQLGITIASLGLGWVGEPAVAALIEPILESILPATLIHLVAFAIGFSIITFLHVVFGELAPKTLAIAQTERLSLFLAPPMKAFYYLLYPGIVVFNGAANAFTRSLGVPPASETDETLGERELLRVLTQSGEGGGIDVAEVTMIERVFDLDDTVVREVMVPRPDVVSVPADATLSELHSIVLEAGHTRYPVLDANDGDQVVGFVDVKDVLRAEVTGGDAERVGDIVREIRIIPETMAISDLLIQFREDRRQMAAVIDEWGAFEGIATVEDIVEALVGDLRDGFDLDKREPSIRRRDDGGYEIDGGVQLSKVNDILAGDFESEEVETIGGLVLEQLNRAPEPGDRVEIAGHVVEVTGIEGARISTVWVHERDIDDPAVD, from the coding sequence ATGGTAGACGTTGCGCTCTCGGCGGCACAACTCGTCTTAGCGCTGATTCTCGTGGTCTTAAACGGCTTTTTTGTCGCTGCAGAGTTCGCTTTCGTCCGAATTCGGGGGACATCGGTCGACCAGCTCGTCGAGGAGGGGCGGCCCGGCTCGGGGACGCTCCAGGAGGTGATGACGAATCTCGACAACTACCTCGCCACGACACAACTCGGCATCACCATCGCCTCGCTCGGATTGGGATGGGTCGGCGAACCCGCAGTGGCGGCGCTCATCGAGCCCATCCTGGAATCGATTCTTCCGGCGACTCTCATCCATCTCGTTGCGTTCGCAATCGGCTTTAGTATCATCACGTTTCTCCACGTCGTTTTCGGTGAACTCGCCCCGAAGACGCTCGCAATCGCCCAGACCGAGCGACTCTCGCTGTTCCTCGCCCCGCCAATGAAGGCATTCTATTACCTACTCTATCCGGGCATTGTCGTCTTCAACGGGGCGGCCAACGCGTTCACGCGGTCGCTCGGTGTGCCGCCTGCTTCCGAAACCGATGAGACACTCGGTGAGCGGGAACTCCTTCGGGTACTAACACAATCCGGCGAGGGAGGGGGCATTGACGTGGCAGAAGTGACGATGATCGAGCGCGTCTTCGACCTTGACGATACCGTGGTGCGGGAGGTCATGGTCCCACGACCGGACGTGGTGAGCGTTCCGGCGGATGCCACACTATCCGAACTGCATTCGATCGTCTTAGAGGCCGGACACACGCGCTATCCGGTTCTCGATGCCAACGACGGTGATCAAGTGGTTGGATTCGTCGATGTCAAGGACGTGCTGCGAGCAGAGGTGACCGGTGGGGATGCCGAGAGAGTTGGTGACATCGTCCGCGAGATTCGCATCATCCCGGAGACGATGGCAATTAGCGATCTCCTGATACAATTCAGGGAGGATCGACGGCAGATGGCCGCAGTTATCGACGAGTGGGGAGCGTTCGAGGGGATTGCAACGGTTGAAGACATCGTTGAGGCCCTCGTCGGAGACCTTCGAGACGGGTTTGATCTCGATAAGCGCGAACCGTCGATACGGCGGCGCGACGATGGGGGGTACGAGATTGATGGCGGAGTCCAATTGTCGAAAGTGAATGATATCCTCGCTGGGGACTTCGAAAGCGAGGAGGTCGAAACGATCGGTGGACTGGTGCTCGAACAACTCAACCGCGCACCAGAACCTGGCGACCGCGTCGAGATCGCCGGTCATGTCGTTGAGGTAACGGGCATCGAGGGGGCCCGAATTTCGACGGTATGGGTCCACGAAAGAGATATCGATGATCCAGCGGTTGACTGA
- a CDS encoding DUF2270 domain-containing protein — protein MTDSNSDEFDPTAPDQREIGREMVDDSTGLGSVMAHAYRGEIDRVGTWRQRLDETTTWAVTLMAAILTWAFSSTDNPHYIVLIGIVVVTVFLGIEARRYRDYDVFRSRTRIIQENLFANALDPSQGTESHDWRAELSRDYRRPTLKVSFYEALANRLRRVYLALLGVLLVAWVFRITAFAPRQDWLTTAGIARIPGIAVVAVVGVFYVVLLGVTFWPHERHAKGEFREGDPDDWKETDR, from the coding sequence ATGACCGATTCGAATAGCGACGAGTTCGACCCAACAGCACCAGACCAACGGGAGATCGGCCGCGAAATGGTTGACGACAGCACGGGACTCGGTTCGGTGATGGCCCACGCCTACCGCGGAGAGATCGACCGAGTGGGGACGTGGCGCCAGCGCCTCGACGAGACGACGACGTGGGCGGTGACGCTGATGGCAGCCATCTTGACGTGGGCGTTTTCGAGTACCGATAACCCACACTATATCGTGCTGATAGGGATCGTTGTCGTCACCGTCTTTCTGGGCATCGAAGCACGGCGGTACCGGGACTACGACGTCTTTCGCTCTCGCACTCGAATCATCCAGGAAAACCTGTTTGCAAACGCCCTCGATCCGTCCCAAGGCACTGAAAGCCACGACTGGCGAGCGGAACTGAGCAGGGACTATCGCAGGCCGACGCTGAAAGTCTCGTTCTACGAAGCACTCGCAAACCGGCTCCGGCGTGTGTACCTTGCTCTGCTCGGTGTCCTATTGGTCGCGTGGGTCTTCAGGATTACAGCGTTCGCGCCGCGCCAAGACTGGCTGACAACCGCTGGAATCGCCCGTATCCCCGGGATTGCTGTGGTTGCCGTTGTGGGCGTGTTCTACGTCGTACTGCTGGGCGTCACCTTCTGGCCTCACGAGCGACATGCCAAGGGTGAATTCCGTGAAGGGGACCCGGACGACTGGAAAGAGACAGACCGATAA